The sequence gggctgttatctctttttgaaaatggttcatgctctttatgatctattaaaccaaactcaatatgccttatgcagccgttcctttccaggtcatccaagaattccctccTCAGCCGCGGTTTCATCCGAAAtatgttctccgagtatttgtctttcacttgcctctcaaatgtaggcatacgagttgttctaagatctccaaattgttctggagtttgaataaaatggtctaccaaatcaacttAGGCTTGCGTGATGTCCCCAGCCATGGTATTAACCCAAGtatgtcctctgaatatttgtctttcatttgcgtcttAAATCCatgcatatgagatgttgcagaatctccaaattgtcctggagtttgaatcaaatgttctacagaatcaaccaaggctttcatgatgtccccagccacggtatcTACCCAATTATGTCttccaagtatttgtctttcacttgcgtctcaaatcaaGGCACatgagatgttataagatctccaaattgttctggagtttgaatcaaatggtctgccgaatcgaCCAAGGCTTtaatgatgtccccagccgcggtaacaacctaattatgtcctccgaatatttgtctttcatttgcgtcttAAATCcaagcatatgagatgttgtaaggtctccaaattgttctggagtttgaattaaatggtctaccgaatcaactaaGGCTTGCGTGATGTCCTCAGTCCAGATATCAACCCAAGTATGTCCTCCGAAtttttgtctttcatttgcgtcgcaaatccagacatatgtgGCAAAATCTccgaattgtcctggagtttgaaccaaatgttctgccaaatcaaccaaggctttcatggtgTCCCCAACCGTGGTATTAACCAAATTATGTcttccgagtatttttctttcacttgcgtctcaaatccacacATATGATTACAATATTTTGTATGACAAACGTGATGTCAGTGTCTTGACTCAAATCGAAAACATCCAATGCCCGCAGATAATGCTTGAATGTCTAGTTCCTAATCTAGCatgatttttttctcgtttgaaaaattcaacatgGTTGTTAAATAAatggttttattttatttaaagtaAGGATCTCCATATCCATGATTGTGTGCGTAGTATGGGTAGTATCCTTCCTAGTAATCCgtggtaatgtctgtgacattcGAAACCAAATGTTCCTGTCTTATCCATGTCGCCGATGTCGCTTGAGATTCCTGCTGTCCACTTACCAATTTTTGTTAGTGCTGCACTGCTGATTTGTCATTTTGGTCTGCTGGCATTGGCTGCGCCGCTAGGACCAATCTAAGAACAACAAACATGCATTTGAATCAgcaaatgaacaaaaaaatagatttcacttcatcaaaatatatatatttgcaattttaaatataattatCCTTCATTATTTCGAACTGTGATTTATAAAGATGTTCCATCAGACTCTCAGTTTGTCAACTTCGGCAGATAATAACTGATACCCTGTAGAAAATCTTCATCTTTTACATGTAGGCATCCATTTGCGATTGTTTTTTAGGGCAATAAGAAAATCCAAAGTGTCGCACGTAGGCGATTGAAATTTGCGTCACGGCAACAGCAGGATTGGAATATGAACTCCATAACTATGTAGGTATCCACCGCAAAACGAGTTGCCGatgattcgagatgcgcaatgaggtcCCCGTTTGTGGGCGTGTGGATAAAGAAAGAGTGCATTGGTCAATTCGAAAGGTCTCATGAGTTTTTTATTTTCCGAATCGTCGTGCGTCACGTGTGCCATATTGATAAACTGCGTCATTTGATCGTGGCGTCGTTGGAAATCAGATTTTATGTGCACAGTTTCTTAGAGTATTATTCGCCATGGAATTTGATTGAGTTTAAATATTATTAGTTTTCATTACAAGTATACGATTTCAGGTTATTTAGCATAATCAATAATTGTCTCATCATACTACTACTAGGGGTCATTCGCAATGATGGCGTCTTGAGTTATTAGAGGTCTTCATCGGCGGATCccgcatatatatatatattttttttgctccAGTGGCGTTAGGAGAGATAGTAGGTGGGAAATTATCGAGAAAAGCTTTGGGGCGTTCTGCTTGACGGCTGCTTTGCGTTTACGTCTATTGGTGCCAATCAGGcgattttggaaaatttgttcGGCTCGTTTCTGCTGATTCCTATGTGtctgccagagtagacgcgacgtcCGATGCAACTCATGTAAAGGTATAACAATTATCCTCAAAGAACTGAAAAATTCCATTGTCTCGTCGTATCGCATCGCGTCTGTTCTAGTTTCTCACCTAGGATGGCaaccaaacgccgttgacagccctATCTTTAACGATGGGCTTTCTATTCCACTCAAGCCACCGGGAGACTGGCTTCCTGACGGGTGCATGAAGACTCTTTGTTCCTGTTTGCGTCGGTAACGGTTACAGCGGTACACCATCAGCATCTGTTGCTCATATTGAGACTTTGAAGTATTATATCAATACACTAAAGGCACACAAAGCAAAGTTATAAATCATAAACATTGCAGACAGCTGCTTAGTCCTACggcacctttgcgtacaacccgattgagcTGCACTAAAGTGGGTGtaatagggccctccttagccgtgcggtaagactcgcggctacaaagcaagaccatgctgagggtggctgggtttaaTTCCCGGTGCCGAAGAAAGTGGGTGGAATACAAAGTgtcgacactgtcagaattcgAACAGGTTTCATATGTCATTCTAATACAAAATTGTGTTCTAAACGAGCAgaagacctgtcaaatgcgggaCATGTTGGTACTCTTACTTACAAGACCCTAGGCGTAACCTTTGAGTATTATTTTAAAGTGCCCATCTTGTGATGTATGGACGACTGATAAGGGACCTTGTGagcaaatttcatccaaattatttgttttgtaaatcgactttgaatatttaaaattacCTTTTTTCTTTAATGTAGGACTCTATTTAGATTTCTTTATACTTTCATTCCAAAATTTGactaattttgtgatatttagTCATCCGTAACTGCACTTTTTGATTAGATCCATAGGGCACTCGAACGAATCTCTTTTTCATTTGTTCTTCATAAaagttagaaaacaacaaggccaataaatgtcaaattaattgattattgatctagatttttatttcttttgaaccctTACAAATGTTATGATATGCAAATAATCGCGTGACTCTCATCAAAGATTTACAGCTCTTATACAAATAAGCAAGCTTTTCTTGGATAGATCTTGTGATGTTGATTTCAATGGCATTTCATAAATCGATATGTGGAATGCTGTATCACTTATTTGCCTTTGAAATACACACCTTCCAGAAGTCATACTCTTCAGTGTGATTCATCAAACAGCTATTTGAGTTAGGATGCTTCCCATTTCTTTCGATCTGTGACGCAAACTATCGCTATTTACAAACCAGTACTAATGAAATGGgatttttcaataagatctcaACTGCACTCAGTTAAGTATAAAATGGAATCATTTCTCCACAGAACGCCAGTCAATTCGCACAATTCAGGAAAGAATTATCAGctcgaaatttgaaaaatatttcaccCAAGGAACTACCAAAACCTGCATAATGATTAAGGTAGCTTATTGCAATTTTTAGAATCTTTCATAATTGTGACTACAAGTGAACATTAATTATCTCGTTTCAGATCATCAGTTTGCTAGTTATTATCGCAATTGTGACAAGCAGCGCGACTCCGATTAAAACCGGTCCACCATCTACTACTCTTCCTGTACCACGGCTTGTCAGAAATGCTTCACCAGTAACTGAGGCTCAAAACGAACAATTCGCAACAACTACGGCACCGGAAGTAGGTATCTCAGACGACATGGCTAAGGCTGAAACGTTCGGTTTTGGTTACCATCAGCACATCTATGTAGCCCCTCAATATGGCGATGGATATTATGGCGGAAATTACGGAGGATATTATCCATACCGATCTTATTACCCCAATTACGGTTATGGACAAGGTTATGGATATCCGTGCTAAAAGTGATACAGCAAtaataaaattaagaaaaaataaataaatatgaaaaaaaaacatttctctgTAGAGCATGTTCTTCCAGCAGTTTAATCTTGCAATGAaaattgaacaataattttcaacaatttggaGCCACCCAAGgatccaatttattttttttattgaggtTGCTATTAGCAGTGTTTTACTGTGCATTtccaatgaatcgcctactcTGTCGATCCTTTGAGAATCTTTTATTAAAATTCCGAGTCATAAAACTAGAATTATTCGACATGAGGTTCCTCGCTTAATATTCCGTTGATGTCTTTTGCTTACTTTTCTGTGCATAAGATATAAATAATAGTGTAAAgtgatttttacaattttcgcctgatttttgaaaacgtcgaaTGTCTAAaggagaggctctctttgtttactttttttttctgattatgACAAAGccatattaatatttttatcaGATTTTTTAGCATAGATTTGAAGAAAACAGCTTTGTCAAGCGTACTGTGGTGAAAATATCGAAGCAAATGCAAAACTACAGTCTAAAAATAAGCGAAAGAGAGCGCAATGAAGAAGAATCTTTCATTTGgtcataccgttttgactcaaaacccgaacatgactcatattccgaatacTTGCGTTTTAGCGCCGGGTTTTCTTACTGAGGGTgaagattacaaacgaattcaagaaaattgaacgaataaagccaaaatgttCATTTAAAatcgagtgttcggaatataagtcatgtttggaatttgagtcaaaacggtacgacAACGGCtgccagggatgccagatacaattttataagtctgtatcaatctcaacaaaatatttgtatttgtcTATATGGAGTTTAGAAGGTACATGAATTATTCAAAAACCATGCACTTTTGACAACGTGGAAAAAAGTCGGTGTAAGACTTAGtccagtcaagtacgagatactgaagacaagTAAGGTTGCTGTTAATGTTGAAATACGTATTCTTAAAGCTACTGTAAAGTTGCAATCAAGTGGTGGCATTAAATGGGATAATACTATCTCGtctcatgacaagtgaagatattccactaaaagcacTACATAATGTTCAACTTaatgcaacttatatgtgaccatattcagtcacaatcaagttgctgttaCCATTTTTGACTAAGTTATGCTGCTCGGGTATGTATATTTGTTGTtgatgatgttgatgatgatgatggtcccgccacatacccctacaaaggtttgagctagacgatttatctttaagataattaattgaatgatataataacaatttaatcagatttgcaaaaaacaaaaacgatctgattaccatcacagatatgaattacataacttttcattactatccagcaaaaaatgtaaattaaaaaaaaactgttgttttcatctacagattctcataagcatcggtagtgatacttcgagtttatactaaaatgcaaaacttgtgatacctctcgcacagatttcaaaagttccacctagaatcgcgtttcatgtttatacaagaccacgtttatcactcgtaagcatcaataaaattaataatctatgtcgtcaacaaaactaaaacttgtgttaccgctccgtcgatatcaaaagtttcggtatcagccacggaacaaaactctaccagatcgcccattactaatccgaagaatcatttaaacagttgaaaatgcgcaagtctgtacataaattttaaaatcatccatatctgctttgcgcgcgagactcaaactttgtagactacacaaaaaaggtcagattacaattacgtcaatatatataaaatccatcatcatcatcgaggcgaacaaaacagtttatcatggcctcaataaatataaaatacaattgtccaaacaaacaatccgtaggtcaaacttcgtcaagatacaaaatttattgaattataaaagtcaactaagtagctgcttaaaaggcagctttacgtgtgaaacacaaagtctcttaaactgtgataatgtcgttgcatcgtttgatatgtgtaggcatcgaattgaaataattgatacctttaaaaacaaagaattttgtgaagctccatgcaaaaagtatggtgttcttatatcttccgcgtttctagtgttatatctatgaatgtcacttcctctttcaattcgatcacacaaatatcgaggcagcaatccgttaattactttaaaatgaacaccattgtcaaatacacaattctttTGCTTCACTGAGAGCCACTGCAAAGCATCCaacaaaaaagttgaggaagtgaatctgttacatctcaaaatcaaacgcataatcttattctgcaaacgctgcaatctcgatatttgtgtctgatttgctaaaaacaaaatggaaggacaaaagtccaagtgaggagagatgattgatttgtacaactgtattttgctagcaatatttaattcgtttttcagtcgacagaggattccatacttcttggctattttcttgatgacattgtcaatatgttggtcaaatttcaatttatcatcaataatcacgccaagatatttaatttcccgtacgcgatcaagtgtctcgtcatcaattttcacagagacattatcaattgaacgatttcgcgaaataatcatgtactttgttttactaatattcaatttcaactgtttgtacttcaaccatctacttaaagaatgcaatggtatTAGcataaatacaatacaatatttACGCAATTTTCTAACTGAAAATCCGTCGGGAAGTCCAAAAGATTCGGAGCCGGAGGAGAGGCACTGAAGCAATAAATTCGTTTGGAAACCCAAATAACGGAACGGACATCTTTTGGGCTTACGAGCGGAGAATCCTTGGTATTttctggtttgttgatttttatcggtgatgaaaaatttttcaaacccaaaaatataaagttttacGGTGACCGAAACCCCACCAAAAGGAGAACCCTTGgtcttttgaacttttttggtcttttgAGCTTAACTCTTTTTGCGCTTTCGAACAAAATCCTTttggcttccgaacggaatcttttttcGGCATCGGAATGCCAAAAGGATATCCCTTGTACAGAAACAGATAAATAATCCATTCAGAAGCCTAGATAGCCCCCTCGGATTTCCAAAAGCATTAAAAGTAATCTCGAAAGTCTAAACGGAATCCGTTTGAAAGTaaagtccaaaataatttcgtttagAAGCTTAACAAGGTTCCTTTcggaaaccaaaaaaaaaaatctgttttgggagcccaaaaaaatgtcatccagaaatataatagaatggcttccaaaatccaaaattacgTTCGGAAACCCAAAGAAAGGACTTGTTTTGGGTTTACGAACCGagattttttggttttctgaACGGAGCTCTTTTTGGCTTTCGGAAGGAACTCCTCTGGGTGTTCGAATCGATTACTTTTGCGCTTCTGAACAAAATCCTTTCAGGGCTTCGGTAGGAAACCCCATAAGTATTCTAATCGATTCCTTGCCCAGAATGCCTAAATCGAAAGTCCAAAACATGTCTGTATGTCTTGCATCCCTAGTCGCTGCTTATATGcaggctactgacatcctattgtttagcccatcgccagaccgtagccaggatgtcctgggctatatttttttcatactgtgtttcaatgatgacagcgggctatgtctattgTGATGATTACACCGCACTTGTCACCGGCTCGCTTATATGTATCAGGCACAAACAAGTTGTGGTGTTTGAGTAagatgccttcagcgtgtgtttatagattcccacttcagcgtgtcaatcggcgaacAGTAAGCCATGACTCTGCCTCTTCTAGACAGATCTCCGTGGAGTGCATACGCATCAACGGAGAGTTGCTGTCACAGAATTTCGTTCCGACCATTCAGGTTCcaacattttggcgatcctgccagtctatTTTTTGATCCTGTCactgatttcatgaggtgagttgaattcatgtGGTTAAATTGTGAAGAATGATATATTTTAGTTTGAAAAGCACATGGCGCGTCTGGAGGACCGTcgaaaatgatttgtggtttgcaatTATGATATTGGGTGTCTCGAAAACCGTTAGAAAaaagtttgtggtttgcaacatcacaaggcgcgtctcgaagaccgtcggaaaatggtttgtggtttgctaaatcacaagacgcgtctcgaagaccgtcggaacatggtttgtggtttgctaaatcacaagacgcgttaaaagatcgtcggaaaatggtttgtggtttgcaaaatcacaagacgcgtctcgaagaccgtcggaaaatgatttgtggtttgcaaaatcacaaaacgtgtctcgaagaccgtcgaaaacgGTTTGTAGTTTGCCAAATCACCAGACGCGTCGGAGAATGATTtttggtttgctaaatcacaagacgcgtctcgaagactgtcggaaaatgatttgtggtttgcaaaatcacaaggcgcgtctcgaagaccgtcggaaaaaggtttgtggtttgcttaaTCACAAGagcgtcggaaaatggtttgtggtttgtaaaatcacaagacgcgtctcgaagaccgtcggaatatggtttgtggtttgctaaattacAAGACGCGTTAAAAGACCGTCggaaattggtttgtggtttgcaaagtCTCAAGACGCGTCTCCATGACCCTCGGAacatggtttgtggtttgcttaaTTACAAGACGCGTtaaaagaccgtcggaaaatggtttgtggtttgcaaaatcacaagacgcgtctcgaagaccgtcggaaaaaggtttgtggtttgctcaATCacaagaccgtcggaaaatggtttgtggtttgcaaaatcacaagacgcgtctcgaagaccgtcggaatatggtttgtggtttgctaaatcacaagacgcgttaaaagaccgtcggaaattggtttgtggtttgctaaatcccaagacgcgtctcgaataccgtcggaaaatggtttgtggtttgctaaatcacaagatgcGTTAAAAGACTGTCGGAAAATGGTATGTGGTTTGCAAactcacaagacgcgtctcgaagaccgtcggaacatagtttgtggtttgctaaatcacaagacgcgtctagaagactgtcggaaaatggtttgtggtttagaaaatcagaaggcgtgtctgaaaggtagccaaaaaaagtttgtgaaactacaaggtgcgtatggaagaccaacggaaaatggtttacgatccagaaatataataaaaatatcgGGATTACCTGTAGGATCAGATATTTTggagtttgaaaaataaataaagttgCCGGATTTCACAAAGCTATGCGGAAGTTTGAATTTATTATGCATAAGcttagtttggagttattgggtAGCAGTACTAGTTTACGCGTCTCTTATTTGGGTTTGTATAATATCCCAGATTTTAGATAAACGGCATTTGCAAGGCGTTTGCTCGGAAGGTCAACATCAATATGTTGAAGTTCAGATTAACGGGCAAGCGACaatgcaatttgacagcctgttgataacgattgttattcttttacgtgagtcgcgtcgcgtcgcatcgcgcgTCGCGTTTACTCCGGCTTGCCCCTAAGGCTGTACTATAATACGCTAGACTAAAAGTTGGATTAAATGTacgaatttggattgtatttggaacggatttggattgaatgtgaattgtatttggaatggatttaaattgtttttgaattgaatttgaattgtatttgctAAAAGCTTGGATAATGAAAAGAGGCCATTGGCTTCGTATGTTTGTTGTTCTCTAATTATCCATTCATTGCTTAGATCCTAATCtaaaagggaagatccataaagtacttcacgcaaaaattggcgattttcaacctaCCCTCCCCCCCTTCGTCACGATTTTTGCAATGAACCTTtaacatttttgtatggatcgtcacgctgctctgaacTTCCCCTTCCCtctagaggcgtgacgtactttgtgacGTGACGTACTAGTATAGATTTGTGGCACGGAATAGgaacgaaataaatttaaaccatgcttgcttgtaaaattaaattaaatttaattggaTATCGAGTGTATAtttatttgttatgattaaCTGTAATTTTACACGTAGCTGAATTTTCATTTGCTGTGAAGTTCATTTTGGTATGCAGTTTTCAATGGAGTTTACCGGCTTCTCAAATGCAATAGATGTTCACCTtcatatcattaaaatatcccAGGAGATAAACAAGTATTGCAACCTATGCTAgcgtttttaatgagagaagaaggggaatgtggggtttgagtaagatGCCTTCAGCGTCTATTTATAGATTCTCATGTTCACAGTCTCTGTCACAGAATATCGTTCCGGCCACTTAGGACCAAACACAGGAGTTATCAGGGTTTGTTCCCAAAAtagaatgaaaaaatctctcacttatcatctctgtaaacaattacgatatgtagcataccgcaagagacttttttcgcaagctgtcatgataaacaaCTAATTCGGGGGGCTGCACCCCATGATACATTCGTTTTAAAAGGCTCCAAACGCGAGTGCACACTTGTTGATGACTTGTTTTACaaagctgtgcgaaaaaaatggTCTCCAACACAAAATGCGCGAGAACAATGCGTTCAATCATCACTTCTCGGTGCCTATCTGGAATCgtaaatcgaacccagccactatcagcatggtcttgctttgtagccgcgaatCTTATTGCACATCTTAGGATAGCCCTAAaaactgaagattttttttttaaatagtgaaTAAGTCAATACGTGATCTCGTTAGtttaaactttctaattaatgatttgctcacaaatgttttcaatcgtTTAGGATAATGGTATCGCAAATTTCCTAAGATCAGGTgttccgaaaatccggaactgGGTTCTTATGTTCTGATACTAGACAATCAATGATATTTGAGCACATTTAGCTTGTCAATTTCGGCATTTCCACTTTATTTTCAATGGTTAGAAAATAGATGActcgtttttgaatttttgaaactcaTTTGATACCCAAGACCCTTTTCTTCATTGAATCCACACGAGagattttcgattattttttttattgaaatttgtgTACATTGCTAATTGTTATTTACATCGATAGAAATCAACACTGATTTAAGAATCATTAGAGTTTTCGGTATTAGAGTTTTCGTAACCACATCCGAATGATTTATTTTGAGATTAATCCAGTTAGCATTACAATTTGTCGTTTTCAAACTAGAAAAATAACATGTACAGTACGCTAACGTTTAAAAATCACATCTTTCATTTTAATGATCACCCAGGTACAAAGTTGATAACACGAACagttttgttgattcagcttctTTTTGGTATTTCACTGGTCACTCATCACATTAGTAATATCCGTAATTGTGTCCGAAATTGTGTCCAAGATTGTATCCATATGATGGATACCCGTAATCATACCCATGGTACGGGTAGTATCCTCCATAATAGTTACCATATGATGATCGGGGCACGACGTAATAATTATGATTATAACcatatccaaaagtttctgCCTTTTCCAAATCATCCATGGCATCTCCTAAGCGTGCTCCGTTAATGGCTCGTTTGGTGTTTTTGTTTGCTTCCATTGGTTGGGCTACTGCCACTGCAAGGATAACGATCAGGCAAAAAATCTGGAAGCAAAGATTTTAGGATCATATTTAATGTCTATATTGAACTAAGAATTATCCCTATTATACCTTAATCATTTTGCAGATGGTTCTATTTTTTTGATAACCTAGACGAAGATGACTTCAGTAATATTTCTAGTAGTTGACTGATGGCCACCTGACGAATGCTTCCATATTTATACGGAAACCAACATCTGTCCAGCGAAAAGATAAACTGATTCTATTTCCCACAGAAAATGCGTTCGCACTTTGCCTCACGGCTTGGCTAGACAGTGAAGATCGCCACGCAGGATCCAGTTT comes from Armigeres subalbatus isolate Guangzhou_Male chromosome 2, GZ_Asu_2, whole genome shotgun sequence and encodes:
- the LOC134215320 gene encoding uncharacterized protein LOC134215320 translates to MIKIISLLVIIAIVTSSATPIKTGPPSTTLPVPRLVRNASPVTEAQNEQFATTTAPEVGISDDMAKAETFGFGYHQHIYVAPQYGDGYYGGNYGGYYPYRSYYPNYGYGQGYGYPC
- the LOC134215322 gene encoding prisilkin-39-like encodes the protein MIKIFCLIVILAVAVAQPMEANKNTKRAINGARLGDAMDDLEKAETFGYGYNHNYYVVPRSSYGNYYGGYYPYHGYDYGYPSYGYNLGHNFGHNYGYY